One Luteibacter aegosomaticola genomic window carries:
- a CDS encoding patatin-like phospholipase family protein, whose product MAVVAFTSVMAHAAPTQPSPCIGLVLGGGGARGAAHIGVIQVLEREHIPVCKVAGTSMGSIVGGLYASGYTADEMEHVIGDLDWKDLFSDDPDRAEEPMRRKDADYRYLLNFEVGYKNGHIVTPAGVVQGQKLLLLLRRLLVSTWDVHDFNDLVIPFRAVATDIVVGKPVVFSSGDLPLAIRSSMSVPGAFAPTNVDGKLLVDGGLMDNVPIDVVRDMGADRLIVVDVGSPLAEESQLSNPVALLNQMVSALMAEKTDRQLKALSDQDILIKPQLGKLGAGEFNRAEEAIAIGRQAAEAALPRLRALSASPEAWQAYMARHRQRDFDPKLVAFIDVDAKHTHTATFAGRQMEPEVGKPFDPKDVEARIGTIYGQGSYQQVDYHLVERDGDRGIRLTPVDKSWGPIYGKMGFQLDDDFNGRSEYLLSAEITATNLNESGGEWRNTLWSGRIGGIRSEFYQPFGQGSTVYAMPVVIARNEDVPVFDGKGEQELAEYRIRRRSAGVEVGWTPASYWRISTSLTRGTDTGDLRVGSPSSFPNGTSDYAALGLSLGWDSLDNAQFPTRGSHINFDYTSYRTFMGGKVSGDVARLVADWVPDWGLSTGRYHLLLGLRASSALDNTNFFESQSFLGGFLNLSGYGERSLYGTQSALGRAVLYRRTGNIDALFSTPIFIGMSLEAGNTWRTKNDVRLDSLIYAGSIFAGVQSPLGPVFLGVGHAAGGHTAVYLTFGSLLRPRL is encoded by the coding sequence ATGGCCGTCGTCGCCTTCACGTCCGTGATGGCGCACGCCGCGCCGACTCAACCCTCGCCCTGTATCGGCCTGGTGCTCGGCGGCGGCGGGGCACGTGGTGCCGCGCATATCGGCGTCATCCAGGTGCTCGAGCGGGAACATATCCCCGTGTGCAAGGTGGCCGGTACCAGCATGGGTTCGATCGTTGGTGGCCTTTACGCCTCGGGATACACCGCCGATGAAATGGAACACGTGATCGGCGACCTGGACTGGAAAGACCTGTTCTCCGATGACCCGGACCGTGCCGAAGAGCCGATGCGGCGCAAGGATGCCGACTACCGCTATCTCCTCAACTTCGAGGTGGGTTACAAGAACGGCCATATCGTGACGCCCGCCGGCGTGGTGCAAGGCCAGAAGCTGCTCCTGCTGCTGCGCAGGCTGCTGGTCTCCACGTGGGATGTGCATGACTTCAACGACCTGGTCATTCCGTTCCGCGCGGTGGCCACCGATATCGTGGTCGGCAAGCCCGTGGTGTTCTCGTCGGGTGACCTGCCGTTGGCGATCCGCTCCAGCATGTCGGTGCCGGGCGCGTTCGCTCCCACGAACGTGGATGGCAAGCTACTGGTCGATGGCGGGCTCATGGATAACGTGCCCATCGACGTGGTCCGTGACATGGGGGCCGACCGGCTCATCGTCGTCGACGTGGGTTCGCCGCTGGCGGAGGAGTCACAGCTGAGCAACCCGGTCGCGTTGCTCAACCAGATGGTGAGCGCGCTGATGGCGGAGAAAACCGATCGCCAGCTCAAGGCGCTTTCCGATCAGGACATCCTGATCAAGCCCCAGCTTGGCAAGCTCGGCGCCGGGGAATTCAACCGCGCCGAAGAGGCTATCGCGATTGGCCGCCAGGCCGCGGAGGCTGCGTTGCCGCGCCTGCGTGCACTCTCCGCTTCGCCCGAGGCGTGGCAGGCGTACATGGCGCGCCACCGTCAGCGCGACTTCGATCCGAAGCTGGTGGCCTTCATCGACGTGGATGCGAAGCACACGCATACCGCGACGTTTGCCGGGCGCCAGATGGAGCCTGAGGTGGGCAAGCCGTTCGATCCCAAGGATGTCGAGGCACGGATCGGCACGATCTACGGGCAGGGCAGTTACCAGCAGGTCGACTACCACCTGGTCGAACGCGACGGCGACCGTGGCATAAGGCTGACGCCGGTCGACAAGAGCTGGGGTCCCATTTACGGGAAGATGGGCTTCCAGCTGGATGATGATTTCAACGGCCGTAGCGAATACCTGCTCTCGGCGGAGATCACCGCCACCAATCTCAACGAAAGCGGCGGCGAGTGGCGAAATACGCTGTGGAGCGGCCGCATCGGGGGTATTCGCTCCGAGTTCTACCAGCCCTTCGGCCAGGGCTCCACGGTGTATGCGATGCCCGTGGTGATCGCGCGGAATGAAGACGTACCGGTGTTTGATGGCAAGGGCGAGCAGGAGCTGGCCGAGTACCGGATCCGCCGGCGTAGCGCGGGCGTCGAGGTGGGTTGGACCCCAGCGTCATACTGGCGGATCTCCACCTCGCTCACGCGTGGCACGGACACAGGTGACCTACGCGTGGGCTCGCCCTCGTCATTCCCGAACGGCACGTCCGATTACGCGGCGCTTGGCCTCAGCCTCGGCTGGGATAGCCTCGACAACGCACAGTTCCCGACCCGTGGCAGCCACATCAATTTCGACTACACGAGCTACCGCACGTTCATGGGCGGCAAGGTGAGCGGCGACGTTGCACGGCTCGTCGCCGACTGGGTCCCGGATTGGGGGCTGAGCACGGGCCGCTACCACCTGTTGTTGGGGCTGCGTGCTTCCAGCGCGCTCGATAACACCAACTTCTTCGAATCGCAGAGCTTCCTCGGCGGGTTCCTCAACCTCTCCGGCTACGGCGAACGCTCGCTCTACGGTACGCAATCGGCCCTTGGCCGCGCGGTGTTGTACCGACGCACTGGCAATATCGATGCCTTGTTCTCGACGCCGATCTTTATAGGCATGAGTCTCGAAGCCGGCAATACGTGGCGAACGAAGAACGATGTGCGGCTGGACTCGCTCATCTACGCGGGAAGCATCTTCGCTGGCGTGCAGTCACCACTAGGCCCTGTCTTCCTCGGCGTCGGCCACGCTGCCGGTGGCCACACCGCCGTCTACCTCACCTTCGGATCGCTGCTACGCCCGAGGTTGTGA
- a CDS encoding histidine kinase produces MTAFHRLRMPVISALVFAEVSADGHVHGSEEQATRTTHIYLEKTERLSGIVPPRTRCNGRNDVYGDAGAAGQQTTGGCMPRGMPGATVMGTEANDPRRAATWCAATCAGVVAAQLVSSTLWSHQNGSHVIWFPGAVLLGVLLANPRHRWPALVACGYVGLVATLCALGLPLPDVALVTLPTMFLVPGAAWAMRKVPRQMPALQDFRMLVAFVVIGVIALPLCSVALTAALSVPTRLRESVLSDWVNLTMANALGHALFLPAWCSLRARDSALRRAGGVDTGFVILMTLALVLLTIAWYAFGGLMEYRPLLCLAPAPIAIAAVLAAQMTGSSITVFAVAVMAAHLTSHGYGPFTAATPQDTTLALQVWTLLAAVSALVVAVVVEQRAAAARSLVAAHVELRELAGRLIATQEQERGRLARDLHDDINQRLAAASIDLSTLRKRLPPEYREDVTGLQDRIVALSDDVRQLSHQLHPTCLQHAGLRGALENLCRHPPGHAWPRVRLLADREVDELSPEIALCFYRVAQEALANAVRHANASEIALRAMVDDDVATLRITDDGKGMDTPTCPAARAGIGITSMHERAKLLGGSFAIRSTPGKGVDVCIRIPTTPT; encoded by the coding sequence ATGACAGCTTTCCACCGCTTGCGCATGCCCGTGATCTCCGCCCTCGTGTTCGCGGAAGTCTCCGCCGATGGACACGTGCATGGCAGCGAAGAACAAGCCACCCGAACTACGCATATTTACTTAGAGAAAACTGAGAGATTGAGCGGTATTGTTCCACCTCGAACACGGTGCAATGGCCGTAACGATGTTTACGGCGACGCAGGGGCCGCCGGCCAACAGACCACCGGAGGGTGCATGCCGCGAGGCATGCCGGGAGCAACGGTGATGGGAACGGAGGCGAACGACCCGCGTCGGGCCGCCACCTGGTGTGCAGCTACCTGCGCCGGGGTCGTTGCCGCGCAACTCGTTTCCAGCACTTTGTGGAGCCATCAGAACGGATCGCATGTGATCTGGTTCCCTGGCGCCGTGTTGCTTGGTGTGCTGTTGGCCAACCCGCGTCACCGTTGGCCCGCCCTGGTGGCGTGCGGTTACGTCGGCTTAGTGGCCACATTGTGTGCGCTCGGCCTGCCGCTGCCCGATGTGGCGCTGGTCACCCTGCCGACGATGTTCCTTGTCCCGGGCGCTGCGTGGGCGATGCGCAAAGTGCCGCGACAGATGCCTGCGCTGCAGGATTTCCGCATGCTCGTAGCCTTCGTCGTCATCGGCGTGATCGCCCTGCCCTTGTGCTCGGTCGCCCTGACCGCAGCGTTGAGCGTACCGACACGGCTGCGCGAGAGCGTTTTGTCCGATTGGGTGAACCTGACGATGGCCAACGCACTGGGGCACGCGTTGTTCCTGCCAGCGTGGTGCAGCCTGCGCGCACGCGATTCCGCGCTGCGCAGGGCGGGCGGTGTCGATACCGGCTTCGTGATCCTCATGACCCTGGCACTCGTGCTGCTCACCATCGCCTGGTACGCCTTCGGCGGCCTGATGGAATACCGCCCGCTGTTGTGCCTGGCGCCCGCGCCCATTGCGATCGCCGCCGTGCTGGCCGCGCAGATGACAGGCAGCTCCATCACGGTTTTTGCGGTCGCCGTGATGGCGGCGCATCTCACCTCGCATGGGTATGGCCCATTCACCGCGGCCACACCGCAGGATACGACGCTTGCGCTACAGGTATGGACGCTGCTGGCGGCGGTCTCTGCGCTGGTGGTTGCCGTGGTCGTCGAGCAACGCGCTGCGGCGGCTCGGTCCCTCGTTGCCGCCCATGTAGAACTGCGCGAACTGGCCGGGCGCCTGATCGCGACGCAGGAGCAGGAGCGCGGGCGCCTGGCGCGCGACCTCCATGACGACATCAACCAGCGCCTGGCTGCCGCGTCGATCGATTTATCCACGCTGCGCAAGCGACTACCGCCCGAATACCGTGAGGACGTCACGGGACTGCAGGACCGCATCGTCGCGCTCTCGGATGATGTGCGCCAGCTTTCGCACCAGCTGCATCCCACCTGCCTGCAGCATGCCGGGCTACGTGGCGCGCTGGAAAACCTGTGCCGTCACCCGCCTGGGCACGCGTGGCCGCGCGTGCGCCTGCTTGCCGACCGGGAGGTGGATGAGCTGAGCCCGGAGATCGCGCTCTGTTTCTATCGCGTAGCTCAGGAGGCGCTGGCCAATGCCGTCCGCCACGCGAACGCCAGCGAGATTGCTTTGCGCGCCATGGTCGATGACGACGTGGCCACGCTACGCATTACCGATGATGGCAAGGGCATGGATACGCCAACGTGCCCCGCGGCACGTGCCGGCATAGGCATCACCAGCATGCACGAACGCGCGAAGCTGTTGGGGGGCAGCTTCGCAATCCGTAGTACCCCAGGCAAGGGAGTGGACGTATGTATCCGGATACCGACGACACCGACCTGA